The Roseicyclus marinus genome has a segment encoding these proteins:
- a CDS encoding response regulator, which produces MQVEEEKRILVVDDDATNRLVVRVLMERRGYSVVEAASGLDALDIVEKNEFDVILMDLSMPRMDGFETTRRMRCGEHPGASLPIFALTAHTARSNIEKCLSAGMNGVLPKPFDSHRADQLLTLINTPMDRSPS; this is translated from the coding sequence ATGCAGGTCGAGGAAGAAAAAAGGATCCTTGTCGTCGACGATGACGCCACCAACCGGCTCGTCGTTCGCGTTCTCATGGAACGGCGCGGATATAGCGTCGTCGAAGCGGCCAGCGGTCTCGATGCCTTGGATATCGTCGAGAAAAACGAATTCGACGTGATCTTGATGGACCTCAGCATGCCGCGCATGGACGGGTTCGAAACGACCCGCCGGATGCGCTGCGGCGAGCATCCGGGGGCATCCCTGCCGATTTTCGCGCTCACGGCCCATACGGCCCGTTCCAATATCGAGAAATGCCTCAGCGCAGGGATGAACGGCGTTTTGCCCAAACCCTTCGATTCCCACCGCGCCGATCAGCTCTTGACCCTGATCAACACCCCGATGGACCGATCGCCCAGCTGA
- a CDS encoding vanadium-dependent haloperoxidase, whose protein sequence is MSPRFWLALASDPASPLWGLFKPDASGIDLATLQARLAEALAEDEDLKDRIEEFRDWLEENDIDFDPPAMASRKIKGTAQNDEIDLTSWSTAKVDGRKGEDLVRLGDAFWEADLHVDGEKLVLVDRITGQETSLKRIEQVEIGGHVFSVDALAASIEEGKTPLVFSDGLARMKVNTTDPTPSVLWDQIVQNLVIETQFGPTNAARVYSILHTAIYDAYAAHDGQALRVSFDVAGDNIEVQDADPRSVEEAMHHAGYTVLATLFPDHRGMLDMVMQDRLGIDPGDADSDAALIGQDAARDAMALRLQEQARVAQDPAARYTPQNPNPDQVLVMDAWTPEWRDTPAGRELQKFLSPEFPLLEPFALPENPDGTTDFAAIRPAAPEPFFLPGFAEAQIDIPTRTLTLATPATIGGVDYPAGARIAVTRDLVGEVINPGFITQAEQLIDISANLSVQDRAIAEFWEDGPGTSYPPGTMMTLAQIVSTRDGHDVATDAQLFLAMGNAMLDAAIAAWDAKVVYDYARPVQAIRDLGELGLIGRPGVDALTNEAGYVIDAFAGYDPDTGAGLGTQTILARNFVTYQSPTGDFSPPFAEYVSGHSTFSGAAAAVLESFTGDTAFGVGTILPAKGSDFDPTFPENSLTLYWPDFDTAAQEAGMSRLYGGIHFQDGNTAGLELGTQVGEYAVDAASQFANGTASELDRPFSEWMFG, encoded by the coding sequence ATGTCACCGCGTTTCTGGCTTGCGCTTGCGTCCGATCCTGCCTCCCCGCTGTGGGGGCTCTTCAAACCGGACGCTTCCGGGATCGATCTTGCCACCCTTCAGGCCCGTCTGGCCGAAGCCCTGGCCGAAGACGAGGACCTCAAGGACCGGATCGAAGAGTTCAGGGACTGGCTTGAGGAAAACGATATCGATTTCGATCCTCCCGCCATGGCCTCCCGCAAGATCAAGGGCACGGCACAGAACGATGAAATCGACCTGACATCGTGGTCCACGGCCAAGGTTGACGGACGCAAGGGCGAAGATCTCGTGCGTCTGGGCGATGCCTTCTGGGAGGCGGATCTGCACGTCGACGGCGAAAAGCTGGTTCTCGTGGACCGCATCACCGGGCAGGAAACAAGCCTCAAGCGGATCGAACAGGTCGAGATCGGCGGGCATGTCTTTTCCGTCGACGCCCTCGCCGCCTCCATCGAGGAGGGCAAGACGCCCTTGGTGTTTTCCGACGGTCTGGCGCGGATGAAGGTGAATACCACCGATCCCACGCCCAGCGTGCTCTGGGACCAGATCGTGCAGAACCTCGTGATCGAAACCCAGTTCGGACCGACCAATGCGGCGCGGGTCTATTCGATCCTGCACACCGCCATCTACGATGCCTATGCCGCCCATGACGGCCAGGCGCTACGTGTCTCCTTCGATGTCGCGGGCGACAATATCGAGGTGCAGGACGCCGATCCCCGCTCCGTCGAGGAGGCGATGCATCACGCGGGCTACACGGTTCTGGCGACACTTTTCCCCGATCATCGCGGCATGCTCGACATGGTCATGCAGGACCGTCTCGGGATCGATCCCGGCGACGCTGACAGCGATGCCGCACTGATCGGACAGGATGCGGCGCGCGACGCGATGGCATTGCGGCTGCAGGAACAGGCGCGCGTGGCCCAAGACCCCGCCGCACGCTACACGCCCCAGAACCCGAACCCGGATCAGGTGCTTGTAATGGATGCCTGGACGCCGGAATGGCGCGACACGCCCGCAGGCCGCGAGCTGCAGAAATTCCTGAGCCCCGAATTCCCGTTGCTCGAACCCTTTGCGCTGCCGGAAAACCCCGATGGCACCACCGATTTCGCGGCAATCCGGCCAGCAGCCCCCGAGCCTTTCTTCTTGCCGGGTTTCGCGGAGGCGCAGATCGACATTCCGACGCGGACCCTGACACTTGCGACACCTGCCACCATCGGGGGTGTCGACTATCCCGCAGGTGCCCGGATTGCGGTGACACGCGACCTTGTGGGCGAGGTGATCAACCCCGGTTTCATCACGCAGGCCGAGCAGCTGATCGACATCAGCGCCAACCTGAGCGTGCAGGATCGCGCCATCGCCGAATTCTGGGAGGACGGTCCCGGCACCTCCTATCCGCCGGGCACGATGATGACGCTGGCGCAGATCGTCTCCACGCGGGACGGTCACGATGTGGCCACCGATGCGCAGCTGTTTCTGGCGATGGGCAATGCCATGCTCGATGCAGCGATCGCGGCCTGGGATGCCAAGGTTGTCTATGATTACGCCCGGCCTGTGCAGGCCATCCGCGATTTGGGCGAATTGGGATTGATCGGCAGGCCGGGTGTGGATGCGCTTACAAACGAGGCTGGATATGTCATCGATGCCTTCGCGGGCTATGATCCCGATACGGGCGCAGGTCTTGGAACACAGACCATTCTGGCGCGGAATTTCGTGACCTATCAATCGCCGACGGGGGATTTCTCCCCGCCTTTCGCGGAATACGTTTCCGGGCATTCCACGTTTTCCGGGGCTGCCGCGGCCGTGCTGGAGAGTTTTACAGGGGATACGGCATTCGGGGTCGGGACGATACTGCCGGCAAAGGGCAGCGATTTCGATCCCACTTTCCCGGAAAACAGCCTGACGCTCTATTGGCCGGATTTCGACACGGCCGCGCAGGAGGCGGGTATGTCGCGGCTTTATGGCGGTATCCATTTCCAGGACGGCAATACCGCCGGTCTGGAGCTGGGAACGCAAGTCGGCGAATATGCGGTCGACGCTGCCTCACAGTTCGCAAACGGCACGGCGTCAGAGCTTGACCGGCCGTTTTCGGAATGGATGTTCGGCTGA
- a CDS encoding LuxR C-terminal-related transcriptional regulator — protein sequence MSKVFIYSNQVFVRKGIRCFLETQDDIRISGDAEVPESRTPDAGTEGIDIVILDLAGLSNPTETIRRIRRTMNDARIVVLCAVNTTDFAVDALDAGAAGIMTHSCQPTELRIAMSRVLNGDNYIQPDIAMEIFRELRAKEAQRTEADRLRLTVRESQVINHLMQGKTNRQIGESLSISEKTVKHYVGVLKEKFCVANRLELVLHAQRLSL from the coding sequence GTGTCTAAGGTTTTTATTTATTCGAACCAGGTTTTCGTCAGAAAAGGCATTCGGTGCTTTCTCGAAACGCAGGACGATATCCGCATTTCCGGAGATGCCGAGGTTCCCGAAAGCCGCACACCCGATGCCGGGACCGAAGGGATCGATATCGTCATTCTCGATCTGGCGGGCCTGTCCAATCCCACCGAAACCATCCGCCGCATTCGCCGCACGATGAATGACGCGCGGATTGTCGTGCTCTGTGCGGTCAATACGACCGATTTCGCCGTGGACGCGCTCGATGCGGGTGCCGCGGGGATCATGACCCATTCCTGTCAGCCCACGGAATTGCGCATCGCGATGTCGCGCGTCCTGAATGGCGACAATTACATCCAGCCCGATATCGCGATGGAAATCTTCCGCGAATTGCGTGCCAAGGAAGCGCAACGGACCGAGGCGGACCGCCTGCGCCTGACGGTGCGTGAATCGCAAGTGATCAATCACCTGATGCAGGGAAAGACGAACCGCCAGATCGGCGAAAGCCTCTCGATCAGCGAGAAAACGGTAAAGCACTACGTTGGGGTGCTGAAGGAAAAATTCTGTGTCGCGAACCGGCTCGAGCTTGTGTTGCATGCTCAGCGTCTGTCGCTCTGA
- a CDS encoding type I secretion system permease/ATPase, producing the protein MSDKANKKREKDARVAGLTKGLRSVMLYLFGISGIINILALTGAFYMMQVYDRVLLSGSVPTLALISLFALGLFAFQGGLDVIRSQILHRIGARFDNQVAPDVHQMTIEMPRYGFSIGEALERGRMVDTLRNFFGGPALVAMLDFPWMPIFVAFVFFLHPYLGALTVGGAVILACLTIMTEVLTRNANRDASRAAAYRSSVAEANARNADVIRAMGFSGHAIRLFRKANEDHLRLQAGSSDITRTIGAISKVLRMMLQSAVLGLGAYLTIMGDMTAGAIIAASVASARALAPIDAIIGNWKNIIMAKNAFTKVRETIAALPSAPDSMELPDPTQSFSADAITVVAPATGKVILADVSLRLEAGQALGLIGPSGGGKSSLLRAMAGVWPVLRGHVRLDQADLGQWSEQAISRSFGYLPQDYTLFDTTIARNIARLADPDPEKVIAAAKAAGVHDMIVAMPDGYETQLGAHGTNLSGGQRQRIALACALYGDPFVVLLDEPNSNLDADGERAVSEAIASVRDRGGIVIVVAHRPSALENVDLVGIIQDGALVRIGPKSEIMKVKSTPVTSTRPAPAAAPRVDEKAAS; encoded by the coding sequence ATGTCGGACAAGGCCAACAAGAAACGCGAAAAGGACGCCCGCGTCGCGGGGCTGACCAAGGGGCTGCGCTCCGTGATGCTCTACCTCTTCGGCATCTCGGGGATCATCAACATCCTGGCCCTTACGGGTGCCTTCTACATGATGCAGGTCTATGACCGCGTGCTGCTCAGCGGCTCCGTGCCGACCCTCGCCCTGATCTCGCTCTTCGCGCTCGGGCTCTTCGCCTTCCAGGGCGGGCTCGACGTGATCCGCTCCCAGATCCTGCACCGGATCGGGGCGCGCTTCGACAACCAGGTCGCCCCCGATGTGCACCAGATGACCATCGAGATGCCGCGCTACGGCTTCTCCATCGGCGAGGCGCTGGAACGCGGCCGCATGGTCGACACCTTGCGCAACTTCTTCGGCGGCCCGGCCCTCGTGGCGATGCTCGACTTCCCCTGGATGCCGATCTTCGTGGCCTTCGTCTTCTTCCTGCACCCCTATCTCGGGGCGCTGACGGTGGGCGGCGCGGTCATCCTTGCCTGTCTGACCATCATGACCGAGGTCCTGACCCGCAACGCCAACCGCGATGCGAGCCGCGCCGCCGCCTATCGCAGCTCCGTCGCCGAGGCCAATGCCCGCAACGCCGACGTGATCCGCGCCATGGGCTTCTCCGGCCATGCCATCCGCCTCTTCCGCAAGGCCAACGAAGACCACCTGCGCCTTCAGGCCGGGTCCAGCGACATCACCCGCACCATCGGCGCGATCTCCAAGGTGCTGCGCATGATGCTGCAATCGGCGGTTCTGGGGCTTGGCGCCTACCTGACGATCATGGGCGACATGACCGCCGGCGCGATCATCGCGGCCTCGGTGGCCTCGGCCCGCGCCCTTGCGCCGATCGATGCGATCATCGGCAACTGGAAAAACATCATCATGGCCAAGAACGCCTTTACCAAGGTGCGCGAAACCATCGCCGCCCTGCCCTCGGCGCCCGACAGCATGGAATTGCCCGACCCGACGCAAAGCTTCTCGGCCGATGCGATCACCGTGGTCGCGCCCGCCACGGGCAAGGTCATCCTCGCCGATGTCTCGCTGCGTCTCGAAGCGGGCCAGGCGCTCGGCCTCATCGGTCCCAGCGGCGGCGGCAAATCCTCGCTCCTGCGCGCGATGGCCGGGGTCTGGCCGGTGCTGCGCGGCCATGTCCGGCTGGATCAGGCCGATCTCGGCCAATGGTCGGAACAGGCGATCTCGCGCAGCTTCGGCTACCTGCCGCAGGATTACACCCTCTTTGACACCACCATCGCCCGCAACATCGCGCGCCTTGCCGATCCCGACCCCGAAAAGGTCATCGCGGCGGCCAAGGCGGCGGGCGTGCACGACATGATCGTGGCGATGCCCGACGGCTATGAAACCCAGCTCGGCGCGCATGGCACGAACCTGTCGGGCGGCCAGCGCCAGCGGATCGCGCTTGCCTGCGCGCTCTACGGCGACCCCTTCGTGGTGCTCCTCGACGAGCCGAACTCGAACCTCGACGCCGATGGCGAACGCGCCGTGAGCGAGGCGATCGCCTCTGTCCGGGACCGCGGCGGCATCGTCATCGTCGTGGCCCACCGGCCCAGCGCGCTCGAAAACGTCGACCTCGTCGGCATCATCCAGGACGGCGCGCTCGTCCGGATCGGGCCGAAATCCGAAATCATGAAGGTCAAATCCACCCCGGTCACCTCGACCCGTCCGGCCCCTGCCGCCGCACCCCGTGTCGACGAAAAGGCTGCATCATGA
- a CDS encoding calcium-binding protein gives MITIHAKNAKASEGKARLDEMAELKQTAPSTSNRKILSGMGSLVAFLVYMRSFWSPTAAQAHPVNEPHRTLNEEELAICEVPEVDAWREEMARAVPKDKPTELEDPEAMAALEGEQAAKMKSGRFFLQDVPAVNLPTLSRTGPANISPLSFSLDGGPKARSLSLPFEPTSLQAAGFGAAVAAGGAAAGPGAAAGSDDTPPRDDRNDPEPEPEPETPPAPQPPEPGDDNGGNDDDDQPGRDDDNDQAGAGDDDCAGDTPHAADCGCDSCADTATADDCDSCDDSAEADDCDSCDDSAEADDCDSCDDTAQADDCDTCLEPDCADDNSPTLALELVEGTLLANYLLGTDTAEEMLGHDGDDRIEGMGGDDVLMGGSGDDDLHGGAGDDLLMGEIGDDLIDGGAGDDLLIGGEGSDHIHGGDGDDRILGGAGDDIMHDGQGRDVILGGLGDDTIVLAPDAEVDIIDGESGLDSLDLSAALNSTLTDIARGEVRLDDGPADKISDIEIFVAGSADDEFDFSGLAASAKPDDAPMFYQITDFGRGDTVRVTGEFSLGFDDLSDAALWPSTADAPSDLETRMREASGDAADAVPSRLSFRTATEEDMVARVIDFDFDGDGRVDLAVTIQTEPSQDALQFPEQA, from the coding sequence ATGATCACGATCCACGCAAAGAACGCGAAAGCCTCCGAGGGCAAGGCCCGTCTCGACGAGATGGCCGAGCTCAAGCAAACCGCGCCCTCGACCTCGAACCGCAAGATCCTGTCGGGCATGGGAAGCCTCGTGGCCTTCCTCGTCTACATGCGCTCCTTCTGGTCCCCCACGGCGGCCCAGGCGCATCCGGTCAACGAACCCCATCGCACCCTCAACGAGGAAGAACTCGCGATCTGCGAGGTCCCCGAAGTCGACGCCTGGCGCGAGGAAATGGCCCGCGCCGTGCCCAAGGACAAACCGACCGAGCTCGAAGATCCCGAAGCCATGGCCGCCCTCGAGGGTGAACAGGCCGCAAAGATGAAGAGCGGCCGCTTCTTCCTTCAGGACGTGCCCGCGGTGAACCTGCCGACCCTTTCGCGCACGGGACCTGCCAATATCTCGCCCCTGTCCTTTTCGCTCGATGGCGGGCCAAAGGCGCGCTCCCTGTCGTTGCCTTTCGAGCCGACCAGCCTGCAGGCGGCAGGCTTCGGCGCGGCCGTGGCCGCCGGTGGCGCAGCTGCCGGACCAGGGGCGGCTGCCGGTTCCGACGACACCCCTCCGCGCGATGACCGCAACGATCCCGAGCCCGAGCCCGAGCCCGAAACGCCCCCGGCGCCTCAGCCGCCCGAGCCGGGTGACGACAACGGCGGCAACGACGACGACGATCAGCCGGGCCGGGATGACGACAACGACCAGGCCGGCGCGGGCGATGACGATTGCGCGGGCGATACGCCCCACGCTGCCGATTGCGGCTGCGACAGCTGTGCCGACACGGCCACGGCGGATGATTGCGACAGCTGCGACGACAGCGCCGAAGCCGACGATTGCGACAGCTGCGACGACAGCGCCGAAGCCGACGATTGCGACAGCTGTGACGACACCGCCCAAGCCGACGATTGCGACACCTGCCTCGAGCCGGACTGCGCCGACGACAATTCCCCGACCCTCGCGCTCGAACTGGTCGAGGGAACGCTTCTCGCCAACTACCTCCTTGGCACCGACACGGCCGAGGAAATGCTGGGCCATGACGGCGACGACCGGATCGAAGGCATGGGCGGCGACGATGTCCTCATGGGCGGTTCGGGCGATGACGATCTGCACGGCGGCGCGGGCGACGATCTGCTCATGGGCGAGATCGGCGACGATCTGATCGACGGCGGGGCGGGCGATGACCTGCTCATCGGCGGCGAAGGATCGGACCATATCCATGGCGGCGACGGCGATGACCGCATCCTGGGCGGCGCGGGCGACGACATCATGCACGATGGCCAGGGCCGCGACGTTATCCTCGGCGGTCTCGGGGATGACACGATCGTGCTCGCCCCCGATGCCGAGGTCGACATCATCGACGGCGAAAGCGGCCTCGACAGCCTCGATCTGTCCGCGGCGCTGAACAGCACCCTCACCGACATCGCCCGGGGCGAGGTCCGGCTCGATGACGGCCCCGCCGACAAGATCTCGGATATCGAGATCTTCGTGGCCGGGTCCGCCGATGATGAATTCGACTTCTCGGGCCTTGCCGCTTCGGCAAAACCCGACGATGCGCCGATGTTCTACCAGATCACCGATTTCGGTCGGGGCGACACGGTCCGCGTCACCGGCGAATTCTCCCTCGGGTTCGACGACCTGTCCGACGCGGCGCTCTGGCCCTCCACCGCCGATGCGCCCTCCGACCTCGAAACGCGCATGCGCGAGGCCAGCGGCGACGCGGCCGATGCGGTGCCAAGCCGTCTCTCGTTCCGCACCGCGACCGAGGAAGACATGGTCGCGCGTGTCATCGATTTCGATTTCGACGGCGACGGGCGGGTCGATCTCGCCGTCACCATCCAGACCGAGCCGTCCCAGGACGCGCTCCAGTTCCCCGAACAAGCCTGA
- a CDS encoding HlyD family type I secretion periplasmic adaptor subunit, whose product MTLKTNTPPAEEQIYSIRGRMIGGLVLTGLLVTGIFGWAARADLAGAVVLTGEVSVDRNLRVVQHADGGIVQDILVSAGDAVNAGDVLIRLDNTAAWTERAILHGRIAEFSIRRMRLQAQRELRDSFDLPEGLDELVTPRETIMSIYAGELRIFEGGIASYRSRREQLELGIEQVRAEIEGLEARLAANSEEIQLVSTENSRVEQLSDLQLTARNAVFSINRENVRLQGERGDILSTLARARSRISELELDILSMDDQARTDAQQELRDIETQLTELNERRMVVEATLARTDIRAPIAGRINDLNINSVGGVISPAEILATIVPEDANLVFTAQVPAVQIEQVEVDRPARLRFSAFEQNATPEIAGVVDYVAAAATRDETTGGDFYDIRVEVEPQELAQLGGRELRPGMPVEIYVTTSERTALSYLVKPFRDQIARAFRER is encoded by the coding sequence ATGACACTCAAGACCAACACCCCCCCCGCGGAAGAGCAGATCTATTCCATCCGCGGCCGCATGATCGGCGGGCTGGTTCTGACGGGCCTGCTTGTCACCGGCATCTTCGGCTGGGCGGCGCGCGCCGATCTGGCCGGGGCCGTGGTCCTCACGGGCGAAGTCTCCGTGGACCGCAACCTTCGCGTCGTGCAGCATGCCGATGGCGGCATCGTGCAGGACATTCTCGTCAGCGCCGGCGATGCCGTGAACGCGGGCGATGTGCTGATCCGCCTCGACAACACCGCCGCCTGGACCGAACGGGCGATCCTTCATGGACGCATCGCCGAATTCTCGATCCGCCGGATGCGGCTGCAGGCCCAGCGCGAATTGCGCGACAGCTTCGACCTGCCCGAAGGTCTCGACGAATTGGTGACCCCGCGCGAAACGATCATGTCCATCTATGCCGGTGAACTGCGCATCTTCGAAGGCGGCATCGCCTCCTACCGCAGCCGCCGCGAACAGCTGGAACTCGGCATCGAACAGGTCCGCGCCGAAATCGAAGGCCTCGAAGCCCGCCTCGCCGCCAACAGCGAGGAAATCCAGCTCGTCTCGACCGAAAACTCCCGCGTCGAGCAATTGTCCGACCTGCAACTGACCGCCCGCAACGCCGTCTTCTCGATCAACCGCGAAAACGTGCGCCTGCAGGGCGAACGGGGCGACATCCTCTCCACCCTCGCCCGTGCCCGCAGCCGGATCAGCGAACTGGAACTGGACATCCTGTCGATGGACGACCAGGCTCGGACCGATGCGCAACAGGAACTGCGCGATATCGAAACCCAGCTGACCGAACTGAACGAACGGCGCATGGTGGTCGAGGCGACGCTCGCGCGCACCGACATCCGCGCGCCCATCGCGGGCCGGATCAACGACCTCAACATCAACTCGGTCGGGGGTGTGATCTCGCCCGCCGAAATCCTCGCCACCATCGTGCCCGAAGACGCCAATCTCGTCTTCACCGCCCAGGTCCCCGCCGTGCAGATCGAACAGGTCGAAGTCGACCGCCCCGCCCGTCTGCGCTTTTCCGCCTTCGAACAGAACGCCACCCCCGAGATCGCGGGTGTCGTGGATTACGTCGCCGCCGCCGCAACGCGGGACGAGACGACGGGCGGCGATTTCTACGACATCCGCGTCGAGGTCGAACCCCAGGAACTGGCCCAGCTCGGCGGGCGCGAATTGCGGCCCGGCATGCCGGTGGAAATCTACGTGACCACCAGCGAACGCACCGCGCTGTCCTATCTCGTGAAGCCCTTCCGCGACCAGATCGCGCGCGCTTTCCGCGAACGCTGA
- a CDS encoding sensor histidine kinase produces the protein MWICPETFLGKIWMFLWSLRTRVFILMLIAILSFGTGLQYWNYRMLFQNEVRLADDKHLVTAMHLAMSLSRYTRDVSLVFAHWGMEVSQADSARLAVEEHTYLTEAMDIDGFTILSADNTVEASYNLIGSDLPLPSEEVIEALRVGTNTSLHGVQISNLQRIGDDRYFILGYDLPDGQIAIGYLNVNYIKEVQERIQFGELGHAAIFDAAGVTVAHPVPAVEANMMNASGIPVVARMLNGETGVGQFFSPPMNADMIAGFTFVPETGWPVMVPQPLDELSASVEASLRTTNLFIIAVSLVLALFGWVMTRALVRPIHRFTTAGLEISKGNYLVDLPERESSSLEMWRLNQALKTMVEKIRTSNDRLQAALEIEEVENKRKSDFLIIASHELRNPLSGVVGMLSACKEMTDDPALTGYLEVADRSAMQLNTIVDEMTHYAEEQTDIAPISADSFNLGQEFSQLATIYGQQAEAAGLSFDFTPRPELDQVIVTDRYRLFQVIGNLLENAIKYTAAGGVTLDVALQPDADMMGEWLYVRVTDTGIGIEAEAMKRIFEPFFQVDGSYSRSYNGLGIGLAISKSIVDRLSGHLDCESEPGKGSSFHLHIPVQIISWR, from the coding sequence ATGTGGATCTGCCCCGAGACGTTTCTCGGCAAGATCTGGATGTTCCTCTGGTCGTTGCGGACACGGGTGTTCATCCTGATGCTGATCGCCATCCTGTCTTTCGGGACCGGGCTGCAATACTGGAACTACCGGATGCTGTTCCAGAACGAGGTGCGGCTTGCCGATGACAAGCACCTCGTCACCGCCATGCATCTGGCCATGTCGCTGTCGCGCTACACCCGCGATGTCAGCCTCGTTTTCGCCCATTGGGGCATGGAGGTCAGCCAGGCCGACAGCGCGCGTCTGGCCGTCGAGGAACACACCTACCTGACCGAGGCAATGGATATCGACGGGTTCACGATCCTTTCGGCCGACAACACCGTCGAAGCCAGCTACAACCTGATCGGCTCGGATCTTCCCCTGCCCTCCGAAGAGGTGATCGAGGCGCTGCGCGTGGGCACGAACACGTCGCTTCATGGCGTCCAGATCTCGAACCTTCAGCGCATCGGTGACGATCGGTATTTCATCCTCGGCTACGATCTGCCCGACGGGCAGATCGCGATCGGCTACCTGAACGTCAATTATATCAAGGAAGTGCAGGAACGCATCCAGTTCGGGGAACTGGGTCACGCCGCGATCTTCGACGCGGCAGGCGTGACCGTGGCGCACCCCGTGCCCGCCGTCGAAGCGAACATGATGAATGCCTCGGGCATTCCGGTGGTCGCCCGCATGCTGAACGGTGAAACCGGCGTGGGGCAATTCTTTTCTCCGCCGATGAACGCCGACATGATCGCGGGCTTCACCTTTGTTCCCGAAACCGGCTGGCCGGTCATGGTGCCCCAGCCGCTTGACGAATTGTCCGCCTCCGTCGAGGCAAGCTTGCGGACCACCAACCTGTTCATCATCGCCGTGTCGCTGGTGCTGGCGCTGTTTGGCTGGGTCATGACACGTGCGCTTGTCCGCCCGATCCACCGCTTCACCACGGCCGGGCTCGAGATTTCCAAGGGCAATTACCTTGTCGACCTGCCCGAGCGGGAAAGCTCCTCGCTCGAGATGTGGCGCCTGAACCAGGCGCTCAAGACCATGGTCGAAAAGATCCGCACCTCCAACGATCGGCTTCAGGCCGCACTCGAAATCGAAGAGGTCGAGAACAAGCGCAAAAGCGATTTCCTGATCATCGCCAGCCATGAATTGCGCAATCCGCTCTCCGGGGTGGTGGGCATGCTGTCGGCTTGCAAGGAAATGACCGACGATCCCGCTCTGACCGGCTATCTCGAAGTGGCGGACCGCTCCGCGATGCAGCTCAACACCATCGTGGACGAGATGACCCACTATGCCGAGGAACAGACCGATATCGCGCCGATCAGCGCCGACAGCTTCAATCTCGGTCAGGAATTCTCGCAACTCGCCACGATCTACGGCCAGCAGGCCGAGGCGGCGGGCCTGTCGTTCGACTTCACGCCGCGTCCGGAACTGGACCAAGTCATCGTGACCGACCGCTACCGTCTGTTCCAGGTGATCGGCAACCTGCTCGAAAACGCGATCAAATATACCGCTGCGGGCGGTGTCACCCTCGATGTGGCCCTGCAACCGGATGCGGACATGATGGGCGAGTGGCTCTATGTCCGGGTGACCGATACCGGGATCGGCATCGAGGCCGAGGCGATGAAACGGATTTTCGAACCCTTCTTCCAGGTCGATGGCTCCTATTCCCGCTCCTACAATGGTTTGGGCATCGGACTTGCGATTTCCAAATCCATCGTGGATCGGCTCTCGGGTCATCTCGACTGCGAAAGCGAACCCGGAAAGGGATCCTCCTTCCATCTGCATATTCCGGTTCAGATCATATCCTGGCGATAG